The genomic region GAGCCAGCCGCCGGGGTACCGGTAGTTGATGACGGCGATGTACGCGATCAGCGCGACGAGTGGGCCGAGCAGGGGAATCCAGCCGATAAACAGCGCGACGAATGTCCAGACGATCGCCCCGATCAGTGCCGTGACGAGCGCGTAGGTGTAGTCGTCGGTGTTGGTGATCACCCGCGCCCCGACGTAGATGCCGAGCGCGCCGATGAGGAGGCTCACCACGAACACGATGATGGAGTCGATGACGGCCATGCCGCCACTCACCCACCACGTACCGTTGTTATTGGGAGGTTTCCCGAATCGACGGCTCGACGGGCGAAACCCCGGACGCGTCAGGGTTCGACCCATCCACCGTCGGCAGCTGCGCGCTGGACGGCGTCGAGCAGTCGCTGGACCGCCAGCCCCGCCTCGAAGTCGGGGTCGTACGGGTCGTCGGCCGCGATCGCGCGCAAGAACTCGTAGTTCTCGTGGACCACCGCGTGCTCCCAGCCGAGGACGTGCCCCGGCGGCCACCAGTGGTCCGCGTAGGGATCGTCGGCCTCGGTGACGAGCTCCCGCTCGAATCCGCGACTGTCGGGCCATCGGACGAGGAGTTCGTTGGGGCGTTCGAGCGACCAGCGCAGCGCGCCCTCGGTCCCGTCGAGTTCGATCCGGTGGTCGTTCTTCCGCCCGGGCGCGACCCGAGAGACCTCGACGGTTCCCGTCGCGCCGTTCTCGAAGGCCAGCTGCGCGGTGGTGGCGTCGTCGACGGTGACCGACTGCGTGCCGTCGCCCTCGGGATCGGGCCGTTCGTCGACGAACGTTCGGGTGTGACCGCTGACCCGGGTCACGTCGCCGACGAAGTAGCGCGCGAGGTCGAGCGTGTGCGCGCCGAGGTCGCCCAGCGCGCCGCTGCCGGCGAGGTCGGCGTCCAGCCGCCAGGACCACGGGGCCGTCGGGTCGACGAGCCAGTCCTGGAGATAGCGGCCGCGGAACGCACGGATCTCGCCGAGTTTCCCGGCCTCGACGAGTCGCTTCGCGCGCGCGACCGCGGGCAGAAACCGGTAGTTGAACGCGACGGCGGCG from Halorientalis sp. IM1011 harbors:
- a CDS encoding Gfo/Idh/MocA family protein codes for the protein MTLRIGFLGYRFMGRAHANALARLPMFFPDTPETERRILIGRDEAALDDAADRLGFTETATGWRDAIDDVDVFYNLAPNFLHAEPAIEALDAGVHVLCEKPLADSLDDAERMATAARESDATAAVAFNYRFLPAVARAKRLVEAGKLGEIRAFRGRYLQDWLVDPTAPWSWRLDADLAGSGALGDLGAHTLDLARYFVGDVTRVSGHTRTFVDERPDPEGDGTQSVTVDDATTAQLAFENGATGTVEVSRVAPGRKNDHRIELDGTEGALRWSLERPNELLVRWPDSRGFERELVTEADDPYADHWWPPGHVLGWEHAVVHENYEFLRAIAADDPYDPDFEAGLAVQRLLDAVQRAAADGGWVEP